The following is a genomic window from Quadrisphaera sp. RL12-1S.
CCGACCACGACGACCACGACGTCGCCCCGCACGTACACGTCGCTGACAGCGGCGTGGGTCCCGCTGCTCGCCCTGTGCCTCGCCTTCTTCGTGGAGATGGTCGACAACACGCTGCTGACCATCGCCCTGCCGACCATCGGCCGGGACCTCGGCGGCAGCACCACCGCCCTGCAGTGGGTGACCGGCGCCTACTCCCTGACCTTCGGCGGCCTGCTGCTCACCGCCGGCTCGATGGCCGACCGCCTCGGCCGCCGGCGGGTGCTGCTGGTCGGGCTCGCCGTCTTCGGCGTCGTCAGCCTCTCCGTGGTCCTCGTGACGACGACGAGCGAGCTCATCGCGGTGCGCGCCGCCCTCGGCATCGCCGCCGCGGCCATGGCCCCCATCACCAACTCCCTGGTCTTCCGGCTCTTCGACGACGAGGCGCTGAGGATGCGGGCGATGACCGTGATGATCGTCGTCGGCATGAGCGGCTTCGTGCTCGGCCCGCTGCTCGGCGGCACCGCCCTGGCCCACGTCAGCTGGCAGTGGCTGCTGCTCGTCAACGCCCCCATCGCCGCGCTCGCCTGGGTCGGTGTGCGGCTCGGCGTCCCCGCCGACCGCCGAGAGGACCTCACCGACGACCGGCTCGACCTGCCCGGCGCCGTCCTGTCCACCGCCGCGATCGGCCTGGCCTGCTACACCCTCACCAGCGGCATCGAGCACGGCTGGCTGTCCTTCGCCACTACCGGCTCCGCCCTCGGCGCCGTGCTCGCGCTGGTCGCGTTCGTCCGCCACGAGCGCCGCACCGCCCAGCCGATGCTCGACCTCGCGCTCTTCCGCGACGGCACCATCCGCGGTGCGTCGGTCGCGCAGGTCGGCACGTCCATCGCCATGGCCGCGGTGATGTTCGCGCTCATCCTGCACTTCCAGTACGCCTACGGCTGGAGCCCCGTGCGCGCCGGCCTGGCCAACCTGCCGCTGATCGTCACCATGGTCCTCGCGACGCCCCTCTCCGAGCGGCTCGCGCGGCGCTTCGGCCACCGCGTGGCCTGCCTCATCGGCGCCGGGCTGCTCACCGCCTCGCTCGCTGGCCTGGCGGTCGGCGTCGACCACGGCTACCCCGCCATCGCCGCCTGCATGGTGGTCATGACGGTGGGCCTGCGCACGGTGATGACCATCTGCGCCGTCGCCCTCGTCAGCGCCGCGCCGGAGAACCGCACCTCGCTGGCCGCGTCGCTCAACGACACCGCGCAGGAGGTCGGCTCCAGCATCGGCACCGCCGTGGTCGGCACCCTCATCGCCGCCCTCGTCACCGCCACGCTGCCCGCCGGCACGTGGAGCACCGCGCTGGTCAGCTCGTTCTTCCACGGCGAGCGGGTCGCGTTCACGGCGCTCGCCGTCGTCGTCGGGCTGGTGGCAGGAGCCGGGGCGCTGTCGCTGACCAGCTCCCGCAGCACCGAGGAGCACCCCGCCCCGGCCAGCGACCCGGCGGTCACCCCCGCGGCGTGAGCCCCAGCGCTCCCGCGAGCGCCCCCAGCGCGCCGGCCACGTCGCTGCCAGCAGGCACCACCTGCACGCAGA
Proteins encoded in this region:
- a CDS encoding MFS transporter — its product is MSPSTASPAQTPTTDPTAPTTTTTTSPRTYTSLTAAWVPLLALCLAFFVEMVDNTLLTIALPTIGRDLGGSTTALQWVTGAYSLTFGGLLLTAGSMADRLGRRRVLLVGLAVFGVVSLSVVLVTTTSELIAVRAALGIAAAAMAPITNSLVFRLFDDEALRMRAMTVMIVVGMSGFVLGPLLGGTALAHVSWQWLLLVNAPIAALAWVGVRLGVPADRREDLTDDRLDLPGAVLSTAAIGLACYTLTSGIEHGWLSFATTGSALGAVLALVAFVRHERRTAQPMLDLALFRDGTIRGASVAQVGTSIAMAAVMFALILHFQYAYGWSPVRAGLANLPLIVTMVLATPLSERLARRFGHRVACLIGAGLLTASLAGLAVGVDHGYPAIAACMVVMTVGLRTVMTICAVALVSAAPENRTSLAASLNDTAQEVGSSIGTAVVGTLIAALVTATLPAGTWSTALVSSFFHGERVAFTALAVVVGLVAGAGALSLTSSRSTEEHPAPASDPAVTPAA